In a single window of the Mobula hypostoma chromosome 29, sMobHyp1.1, whole genome shotgun sequence genome:
- the gadd45gip1 gene encoding large ribosomal subunit protein mL64: protein MAAPVGWQLSGLISRWSLGVSSSSRLLPPTLGTAFATASYHARPLGLDLSGHYVPGPEAPEWQRGPRAQRRRFAAVGEASGIPAASLWPQPAELSLLREQERAEPTLQQMWSNIRDREAERRQRERNRQKLIAANMAKMPKMVEEWRREKREAKVKQREEKARRERLLAEARERFGYSIDPRNSKFQEMVKELEKEEKKQKKLMKRRQKAEADRSEASATVAATS from the exons ATGGCGGCGCCCGTAGGGTGGCAGTTGAGCGGCCTAATCAGCCGGTGGAGCCTGGGTGTCTCGTCAAGCTCGCGGCTGCTTCCCCCTACCCTCGGCACGGCTTTCGCCACCGCTTCCTACCACGCCAGGCCGCTGGGTTTGGACCTCAGCGGCCACTATGTGCCCGGGCCCGAGGCTCCGGAGTGGCAGCGCGGCCCCAGGGCGCAGCGCCGGAGATTCGCGGCCGTCGGCGAAGCCTCCGGGATCCCCGCCGCTTCCCTGTGGCCCCAGCCCGCCGAGCTAAGCCTCCTCCGAGAGCAGGAGCGCGCTGAGCCTACCCTGCAGCAGATGTGGAGCAACATCCGCGACCGAGAGGCCGAACGGCGGCAGAGAGAGCGCAACAG GCAAAAGCTGATTGCAGCCAACATGGCCAAGATGCCCAAGATGGTTGAGGAATGGAGGAGGGAGAAACGGGAGGCAAAAGTGAAGCAGAGGGAAGAGAAGGCCAGGAGAGAACGGCTGCTGGCTGAAGCCAGAGAGCGATTTGGTTACAGCATCGACCCCCGCAACTCCAAGTTtcaggaaatggtgaaggaactgGAGAAAGAGGAGAAGAAGCAAAAGAAACTGATGAAGAGACGGCAAAAAGCAGAGGCTGACAGGAGTGAGGCATCGGCCACAGTTGCCGCGACATCTTAA